From a single Endozoicomonas euniceicola genomic region:
- the tig gene encoding trigger factor — translation MQVSLETTSGLERRLTIVIPAEKVDGEVAKRLNDMSRRVRLDGFRPGKVPAKVMKRRYGLGARQEVLGEQMQQAFVDAVTQEKLNPAGAPTVEPKADEEGKDFEFVATFEIYPEITLGDFATIEVERPVADVKDADIDEMVETLRNQSKSFEDVGRAAENGDQIVFDYVGTFASGERAGEEFEGGKAENSTLELGSGRMIPGFEDGLAGVSAGEEKTLELTFPEDYHSEELKGQAVAFACKVHKVQAATMPELNDEFFARFGVTEGSEEAFRAEVRKNMERELRQAVKGKVKNQVMDGLLSTNEIDVPSPLVAQEIDRMREQAVQQFGGAQGGFDPKQLPAELFEADAKKRVALGLIVGEVVKQREVKVDDDRVRAMIEEMASAYQEPQQVIDWYYSNEQQLSQVKYVVLEEQVVDTILASAKVSEAEVSYQDAIKPAAPEAAPEAAEEQETAEEA, via the coding sequence ATGCAAGTCTCCCTTGAAACGACTTCCGGTCTGGAACGTCGCCTGACCATCGTCATTCCAGCTGAGAAAGTAGACGGTGAAGTCGCCAAGCGTCTTAATGATATGTCCCGCCGTGTGCGTCTGGATGGTTTCCGTCCGGGTAAAGTGCCTGCCAAGGTAATGAAACGCCGTTACGGTCTGGGAGCTCGTCAGGAAGTGCTGGGCGAACAGATGCAGCAGGCATTTGTTGACGCTGTGACTCAGGAAAAACTGAATCCGGCTGGTGCTCCAACTGTTGAACCAAAGGCTGATGAAGAAGGCAAGGATTTCGAATTCGTTGCGACTTTTGAAATCTACCCTGAAATCACTCTGGGCGATTTTGCCACCATCGAGGTTGAGCGTCCGGTTGCTGATGTTAAAGACGCTGATATCGACGAAATGGTTGAAACCCTGCGTAACCAGAGCAAGTCTTTTGAAGACGTTGGGCGTGCTGCAGAAAACGGTGACCAGATCGTATTCGATTATGTTGGAACCTTTGCTTCAGGAGAGCGTGCTGGTGAAGAGTTTGAAGGCGGCAAAGCTGAAAACTCTACTCTGGAACTGGGTTCCGGCCGCATGATTCCTGGCTTTGAAGATGGTCTGGCAGGTGTTTCTGCCGGTGAAGAAAAGACTCTGGAACTGACTTTTCCTGAAGACTACCACTCTGAAGAGCTGAAAGGTCAGGCTGTTGCCTTCGCCTGCAAGGTACACAAAGTACAGGCTGCTACTATGCCTGAACTGAACGACGAATTCTTCGCCCGTTTCGGCGTGACTGAAGGTAGTGAAGAAGCGTTCCGCGCTGAAGTTCGCAAGAACATGGAGCGCGAACTGCGCCAGGCTGTTAAAGGCAAGGTGAAGAACCAGGTAATGGATGGTCTGCTGTCTACTAACGAGATCGACGTACCTTCTCCTCTGGTGGCTCAGGAAATCGACCGTATGCGCGAGCAGGCGGTTCAGCAGTTTGGTGGCGCTCAGGGTGGTTTTGATCCTAAGCAACTGCCAGCTGAACTGTTTGAGGCAGACGCGAAGAAACGTGTTGCTCTGGGTCTGATCGTCGGTGAAGTGGTTAAGCAGCGTGAAGTTAAGGTTGACGACGACCGCGTTCGCGCCATGATCGAAGAGATGGCTTCCGCTTACCAGGAGCCTCAGCAGGTCATCGACTGGTACTACAGCAATGAACAGCAGCTGTCACAGGTTAAGTACGTAGTACTGGAAGAGCAGGTGGTTGACACCATCCTGGCCAGCGCCAAAGTATCCGAAGCTGAAGTCAGCTACCAGGACGCTATCAAGCCAGCGGCTCCCGAAGCGGCACCAGAGGCGGCTGAAGAGCAGGAAACTGCTGAAGAAGCCTGA
- the folD gene encoding bifunctional methylenetetrahydrofolate dehydrogenase/methenyltetrahydrofolate cyclohydrolase FolD: MTATTIDGKTIAKSLTDNIAEQVRVRTGQGLRAPGLAVILIGDDPASKVYVGKKRKDCERVGFLSVSHDLPAATSESTLLSLIDSLNDDPTIDGILVQLPLPEHINTDLVIERIRPDKDVDGFHPYNIGRLVQRIPLLRPCTPKGVMTLLESTGEPIRGKNAVIVGASNIVGRPMTMELLLAGCTTTTAHRFTQNLDEVVARADILVVGVGKPGLIKGEWIKPGAIVIDIGINRMDDGRLVGDIEFDTASQRAGWITPVPGGVGPMTVATLLENTLYAAEHLHD, encoded by the coding sequence ATGACCGCGACAACGATTGATGGTAAAACCATTGCCAAATCCCTGACCGACAATATTGCTGAACAGGTCAGGGTCAGAACAGGGCAAGGCCTGCGAGCCCCTGGTCTGGCTGTTATCCTGATAGGGGATGACCCAGCCTCTAAAGTGTATGTTGGCAAAAAACGGAAAGATTGTGAGCGCGTAGGCTTCCTTTCCGTTTCCCATGACCTGCCCGCCGCGACTTCAGAGAGCACACTGCTCAGCCTGATCGACAGCCTCAACGATGACCCGACCATCGACGGCATCCTTGTCCAACTGCCCCTGCCCGAGCACATCAACACCGACCTTGTTATTGAACGCATCCGCCCAGACAAAGACGTGGACGGTTTTCATCCTTATAACATTGGCCGACTGGTACAACGCATCCCACTGCTCCGTCCCTGTACCCCCAAAGGTGTTATGACACTACTGGAAAGTACAGGCGAACCCATCCGCGGCAAGAATGCGGTCATTGTGGGCGCCTCCAATATCGTTGGCCGCCCGATGACCATGGAACTGCTGCTGGCTGGATGCACCACCACCACCGCCCACCGCTTCACCCAAAACCTGGATGAAGTGGTTGCAAGGGCAGATATTCTCGTTGTGGGCGTTGGCAAGCCGGGGCTAATCAAGGGTGAATGGATAAAACCGGGCGCCATTGTTATTGATATCGGCATTAACCGTATGGACGACGGACGACTGGTAGGTGACATAGAGTTCGATACCGCCAGCCAGCGGGCAGGCTGGATTACACCGGTTCCCGGCGGCGTGGGACCAATGACCGTTGCCACACTACTGGAGAATACACTGTACGCTGCTGAGCACCTGCACGACTAA